One genomic region from Bacillota bacterium encodes:
- a CDS encoding winged helix-turn-helix transcriptional regulator produces the protein MVKDFNKYRREADLLKAIAHPVRLCILEGLIDEECNVGKMQECLGLPQANVSQHLAVLRARGIVAGHREGLEVRYSVVDPRVARVVRSILGGEGSGVDG, from the coding sequence ATTGTGAAGGATTTCAATAAGTATCGCCGTGAGGCTGACCTGCTGAAGGCGATCGCCCACCCCGTCCGGCTGTGCATATTGGAGGGCCTGATAGACGAGGAATGCAACGTCGGAAAGATGCAGGAGTGCCTCGGGTTACCGCAGGCCAACGTGTCGCAGCACCTGGCGGTACTCCGGGCGAGGGGCATCGTGGCCGGCCATCGCGAGGGTCTCGAGGTGCGATACTCCGTCGTTGACCCTCGGGTTGCCAGGGTGGTCAGGTCAATTCTTGGGGGCGAAGGGAGTGGGGTGGATGGGTAA
- a CDS encoding sulfurtransferase TusA family protein, which produces MAEKYVDCRGLQCPGPLVDLARAAKSAAKGDVIVVDASDFGFKKDVRAWCAKTGHTLENVEETDGIIRARIVVV; this is translated from the coding sequence TTGGCCGAGAAGTACGTGGACTGCAGGGGGCTCCAGTGCCCCGGCCCGCTGGTGGATCTGGCGCGGGCGGCGAAGTCGGCTGCGAAGGGTGACGTGATCGTGGTCGACGCCAGCGACTTCGGATTTAAGAAAGACGTCAGGGCGTGGTGCGCGAAGACGGGCCACACCCTGGAAAACGTGGAGGAAACGGACGGGATCATAAGGGCCAGGATAGTCGTTGTTTAA
- a CDS encoding FAD-dependent oxidoreductase: MGKRIVVIGAVAAGTKAAAKARRDDPAASITVLTEERDVSYAGCGLPYYVGGVIKGRGELVVRSAESFRDSERIEVITGHRADSIERGRKVVVATDLDTGTKREFEYDRLVLATGASAIVPDVPGVHLEGVFKLRSVTDADALTSFIERRRPCRAVVVGGGFIGLESAENLSRKGIRVSVVEMLEDFPPGFDPDMSRCIRNCVVESGVEVYAGEALVGIEDGGSGCVRRVRTNARCLDADMVLVAVGVRPNTRLAAGSGLALGPRGAILVDGSMRTSDPDIYAAGDCAATRHLVTGKPAWYPMGSTANKMGRVAGIEVAGAAGGSQAFAGVLGTAVFKVFDTSCARTGLTEAEAAAEGFDPVSATVAAPDRAHYYPGHRDIVVRLIADGRTRRVLGAQIVGEGVVDKPIDTLVTLISLKGTVDELSTLDLAYAPPFSSAMSPVITAANVLLNKMGGRLDGITAARLQARLRDPGVFLLDVRTGAEFTARSIPGSVNIPVNEIEARVAEVPRDRELIIICRVGRRAYTAYLKLRNLGFSRVEILDGGMLAYPYETQ; encoded by the coding sequence ATGGGTAAGAGGATAGTGGTTATCGGCGCCGTGGCTGCCGGCACAAAGGCCGCCGCCAAGGCGAGGCGTGACGACCCCGCCGCGTCGATAACCGTGCTCACCGAGGAAAGGGACGTATCGTACGCTGGTTGCGGGCTGCCGTACTACGTCGGCGGGGTGATAAAGGGCCGCGGGGAGCTCGTGGTGAGGTCGGCTGAGTCATTCCGCGATTCGGAGCGGATCGAGGTCATCACCGGGCACCGAGCCGACTCGATCGAACGCGGCAGGAAGGTGGTCGTGGCCACGGACCTGGATACCGGCACAAAGCGCGAGTTCGAATACGACAGGCTGGTGCTCGCGACCGGAGCGAGCGCGATAGTGCCCGACGTGCCGGGGGTCCACCTGGAGGGGGTTTTCAAGCTTAGGAGCGTCACCGATGCAGACGCGTTGACCTCGTTCATCGAACGAAGGAGGCCGTGTCGCGCCGTCGTGGTTGGCGGCGGGTTCATCGGCCTCGAGTCGGCGGAGAACCTCAGCCGGAAAGGGATACGAGTCTCCGTGGTGGAGATGCTCGAGGACTTCCCACCCGGGTTTGACCCGGACATGTCGAGGTGCATCAGGAACTGCGTCGTGGAGAGCGGCGTTGAGGTGTACGCCGGCGAGGCATTGGTCGGCATAGAGGACGGTGGGTCCGGCTGCGTACGGCGGGTGCGTACGAACGCGCGCTGTCTGGATGCCGACATGGTGCTCGTGGCCGTGGGAGTCAGGCCCAACACGCGGCTTGCGGCCGGTTCGGGGCTGGCGCTCGGCCCGCGCGGCGCAATACTTGTGGACGGGTCCATGAGGACGTCCGACCCCGACATATACGCCGCGGGGGACTGTGCGGCGACCAGACATCTCGTCACTGGGAAGCCCGCCTGGTACCCGATGGGCTCGACGGCGAACAAGATGGGGCGGGTGGCCGGCATTGAGGTGGCGGGGGCTGCCGGAGGCTCGCAGGCGTTCGCGGGGGTGCTCGGCACCGCCGTGTTCAAGGTGTTCGACACGTCCTGCGCGCGAACCGGCCTTACGGAGGCCGAGGCTGCGGCAGAAGGGTTCGATCCGGTATCCGCCACGGTGGCCGCTCCGGACAGGGCACACTACTACCCGGGTCACAGGGACATCGTGGTCAGGTTGATCGCAGACGGCCGGACGCGCCGCGTGCTTGGGGCCCAGATCGTGGGCGAGGGCGTGGTCGACAAGCCCATCGACACCCTCGTTACCCTGATCTCGCTGAAAGGCACGGTCGACGAACTGTCGACGCTTGACCTGGCGTACGCGCCGCCGTTCTCGAGCGCCATGAGCCCCGTGATTACCGCTGCGAACGTGCTGCTCAACAAGATGGGCGGGAGGCTGGACGGGATCACGGCCGCGCGGCTCCAGGCGCGGCTGCGGGATCCGGGAGTGTTTCTCCTCGACGTGAGGACCGGGGCGGAGTTCACCGCCAGGTCGATACCGGGGTCTGTGAACATTCCGGTGAACGAGATCGAGGCGCGCGTGGCCGAGGTCCCCCGCGACCGTGAGTTGATCATCATATGCAGGGTGGGGCGGAGGGCGTATACGGCCTATCTGAAGCTCCGGAACCTCGGCTTCAGCCGGGTGGAGATCCTGGACGGCGGCATGCTCGCCTATCCGTACGAGACGCAATAA
- a CDS encoding foldase, producing MRKWLLVGIVLALIAGLGVAVYTRSAVLSVNGDRISPDEFYKALQNESGKQVLDRLIIERLVKQEAKRQNIAVSREDVDKEIARIKTQFLSDEEFKNALKDAGMEMSDLQDVVGLNLLIKKLTLKDVKITEDDIKSYFDENKESLGQPEKVKVRHILVETREEAEQILKDLKAGKDFAALAVAKSTDPGSKDNGGDMGFITRGETEEAFEKAAFALKAGELSDVVQTSYGFHVIRVDAKEEARPATLEGSRAKIVEALESSKAKPVETLVNELKSASNVRVYWERYKYLEHVPAPAAEPEKK from the coding sequence TTGAGGAAATGGCTTCTCGTTGGAATCGTACTGGCCCTGATCGCGGGGCTTGGCGTTGCGGTTTATACCAGGTCGGCGGTGTTGTCTGTCAACGGGGACCGGATTAGCCCAGACGAGTTCTACAAGGCGCTGCAGAACGAATCAGGCAAGCAGGTACTCGACCGCCTGATAATTGAAAGGCTGGTTAAGCAGGAGGCGAAGCGCCAGAACATCGCCGTTTCCAGGGAAGACGTTGACAAGGAGATCGCCCGGATCAAGACGCAGTTCCTCAGTGACGAGGAGTTCAAGAATGCCCTGAAGGACGCCGGCATGGAGATGAGTGACTTGCAGGACGTAGTCGGCCTGAACCTGCTCATCAAGAAGCTCACCTTGAAGGACGTCAAGATCACCGAGGACGACATCAAGAGTTACTTTGATGAGAACAAGGAGTCGCTGGGCCAGCCGGAAAAGGTGAAGGTCAGGCACATCCTCGTCGAGACCCGAGAAGAAGCAGAGCAGATATTGAAAGACCTGAAGGCGGGCAAGGATTTCGCTGCGCTGGCCGTGGCGAAGTCCACCGACCCGGGCAGCAAGGACAACGGCGGGGACATGGGGTTCATCACGCGCGGCGAGACCGAGGAAGCGTTCGAGAAAGCCGCGTTCGCGCTCAAGGCAGGCGAGCTCAGCGACGTGGTGCAGACGTCGTACGGTTTCCACGTGATCAGGGTCGACGCGAAGGAAGAGGCCAGGCCTGCGACGCTTGAGGGTTCGCGCGCGAAGATCGTGGAAGCGCTGGAGTCGTCGAAGGCGAAGCCCGTCGAGACCCTGGTCAACGAACTGAAGTCGGCTTCGAATGTGCGTGTGTACTGGGAGCGGTATAAGTATCTCGAGCACGTGCCCGCACCCGCTGCCGAGCCGGAAAAGAAGTAG